Proteins co-encoded in one uncultured Draconibacterium sp. genomic window:
- a CDS encoding RNA polymerase sigma-70 factor, whose protein sequence is MNKDIWEEIQAGNRKAFKQLFDEYYSPLCIYANSVLNNMEISQDVVSDCFVRIWEKKAEIKVTSSIKHYLLSSVRNAIYSYLRSPESRKVDIESIESKLESVPIEEYNLEKEASIQHLSSLIEELPEQRKKILKMAAFGGKTYKEIAKILDISENTVNTQMSRAYRFLREKLGANKLLMWLILKNIKKV, encoded by the coding sequence ATGAATAAGGATATTTGGGAAGAAATACAAGCTGGGAACAGGAAAGCATTTAAGCAACTTTTTGATGAATACTATTCACCATTATGTATTTATGCCAATTCGGTTTTAAACAACATGGAAATTTCGCAAGATGTTGTAAGTGATTGCTTTGTCCGTATTTGGGAAAAAAAAGCAGAAATAAAAGTCACCTCATCGATAAAACATTACCTTTTGTCATCGGTCAGAAATGCCATTTACAGCTATTTACGCTCTCCCGAAAGTAGAAAAGTCGACATCGAATCTATCGAATCTAAACTCGAAAGTGTACCAATTGAAGAGTATAATCTAGAAAAAGAAGCAAGTATTCAACATTTATCTTCATTGATAGAAGAACTGCCCGAACAACGTAAAAAAATTCTAAAAATGGCAGCATTTGGAGGAAAAACATACAAAGAAATTGCAAAAATACTTGATATCTCGGAGAATACTGTGAACACCCAAATGTCGCGTGCTTACCGATTTTTACGCGAAAAATTAGGAGCAAATAAACTCTTAATGTGGTTAATCTTAAAAAATATTAAGAAAGTCTAA
- a CDS encoding FecR domain-containing protein produces the protein MERQKNDHIWDLSIKSFHNSLSDTEKIELEQAKLNPQTKDEFERAEKIQRKIANSYLLQQIDKEKRWEQIYRQISFSSYLRRQALSFSKYAAIFIFALCVGLLIPHFIKQEDAGTNKVEIEWGQMGKITLSDNTKVWLNAGTVLEYPNTFTPKERIVHLTGEAQFKVTHNDYKPFEVVTKAGIVKVYGTTFNVTAYDNDPDITVTLIEGKVAVENTKGQQLAILKPSEQIKINKLNGKTSIKNVDTSFYTSWIDGKISLDETKLSDLAPILRRLYNVDIQLIGEGVGDIQVSGTISKSKPIDLFFRVLGRMYGVKYEIKPNKDGRDEILIYKK, from the coding sequence ATGGAAAGACAAAAAAATGACCATATTTGGGATTTAAGCATAAAATCATTTCACAATAGTCTAAGCGATACTGAAAAAATTGAATTAGAACAGGCTAAATTAAATCCGCAGACAAAAGACGAATTTGAAAGAGCCGAAAAAATACAAAGAAAAATAGCTAACAGTTACTTATTACAACAAATCGATAAAGAAAAACGTTGGGAACAAATTTATCGACAAATAAGTTTCTCATCCTATTTAAGAAGACAAGCCTTAAGCTTTTCGAAATATGCTGCCATTTTTATTTTTGCTTTATGTGTAGGGCTATTAATTCCCCATTTTATTAAACAAGAAGATGCCGGAACAAATAAAGTTGAAATTGAATGGGGACAAATGGGCAAAATAACCCTTTCGGATAATACAAAAGTTTGGCTTAATGCAGGAACAGTTTTAGAATACCCAAATACTTTTACCCCAAAAGAAAGAATTGTTCACCTTACAGGAGAAGCGCAATTTAAAGTAACACACAACGATTACAAGCCCTTTGAAGTGGTTACAAAAGCAGGTATTGTTAAAGTTTACGGAACAACCTTTAATGTTACAGCTTACGACAACGACCCTGACATTACAGTTACTTTAATTGAAGGAAAGGTGGCAGTTGAAAATACAAAAGGTCAACAATTAGCAATATTGAAACCTTCTGAACAAATTAAAATCAACAAACTCAATGGCAAAACATCCATTAAAAATGTAGATACCAGTTTTTATACCAGTTGGATAGACGGAAAAATATCGCTTGATGAAACCAAATTATCCGATTTAGCACCAATTTTAAGAAGATTATACAACGTAGATATTCAACTAATTGGCGAAGGTGTTGGCGACATACAAGTTTCGGGAACAATATCTAAGAGCAAACCTATCGACCTATTCTTCAGAGTATTAGGACGGATGTATGGAGTAAAATATGAAATAAAACCCAATAAAGATGGAAGAGACGAAATATTAATTTATAAAAAATAA